A single window of Flavobacteriales bacterium DNA harbors:
- a CDS encoding adenosylhomocysteinase: MSASTQEQLNYKVKDISLAEWGRMEIELAEAEMPGLMSLREEYGQSKPLKGARIAGCLHMTVQTAVLIETLVELGADVTWSSCNIFSTQDHAAATIAKAGVPVFAWKGQAEEEFDWCIEQTLTAFEGGQPLNMILDDGGDLTNMVLDRYPELVEGINGLSEETTTGVHRLYERMAKGTLPMPAINVNDSVTKSKFDNKFGCKESAVDAIRRATDVMLAGKVAVVGGYGDVGKGTAASLRGAGARVIVTEIDPICALQAAMDGFEVKKMVNAIPRADIVVTATGNKDIISEEHFRLMNDKTIVCNIGHFDNEIDVAWLKGNAERAQIKPQVDKYNLDGKDIILLAEGRLVNLGCATGHPSFVMSNSFTNQVLAQIELWQYKDRYENKVYTLPKHLDEKVAALHLKKIGVELDTLRPDQAEYIGVEVAGPFKPEYYRY; this comes from the coding sequence ATGAGCGCATCTACTCAAGAGCAATTGAATTACAAGGTAAAAGATATCTCCTTGGCCGAATGGGGGCGAATGGAAATTGAGTTGGCCGAGGCAGAAATGCCGGGTCTTATGTCGCTCCGCGAGGAGTACGGCCAAAGCAAGCCGTTAAAAGGAGCTCGCATTGCGGGTTGCTTGCACATGACGGTTCAAACGGCTGTATTGATCGAGACCCTCGTTGAGTTGGGCGCCGATGTTACTTGGTCGAGCTGTAACATCTTCAGCACGCAGGATCACGCCGCTGCGACCATCGCCAAAGCAGGAGTTCCTGTTTTTGCGTGGAAAGGTCAAGCCGAAGAGGAGTTCGATTGGTGTATCGAACAAACGCTCACCGCCTTCGAAGGCGGCCAACCGTTGAACATGATCCTCGACGATGGAGGTGACCTTACTAATATGGTATTGGATCGCTATCCGGAATTGGTTGAAGGGATCAACGGATTGTCTGAAGAAACGACCACAGGGGTTCACCGTTTATATGAGCGCATGGCCAAAGGCACCTTGCCTATGCCGGCGATCAATGTGAACGACTCGGTGACCAAGTCGAAATTCGACAACAAGTTCGGATGTAAAGAATCGGCTGTAGACGCTATTCGCCGTGCCACGGATGTTATGCTGGCCGGAAAAGTAGCCGTAGTTGGTGGTTATGGAGACGTTGGAAAAGGTACCGCAGCTTCATTGCGCGGAGCCGGAGCTCGCGTTATCGTTACCGAGATCGATCCGATCTGTGCTTTGCAGGCCGCCATGGACGGTTTCGAAGTGAAGAAAATGGTGAATGCCATTCCACGCGCCGATATCGTGGTTACGGCAACGGGTAACAAAGACATCATCTCCGAGGAGCACTTTCGTTTGATGAACGATAAAACGATCGTATGTAACATCGGGCACTTCGATAACGAGATCGATGTAGCGTGGTTGAAGGGCAATGCCGAGCGCGCTCAGATCAAGCCTCAGGTCGATAAGTACAACCTCGACGGAAAAGACATCATTCTTTTGGCCGAGGGCCGTTTGGTGAACTTGGGTTGTGCTACTGGTCACCCTAGCTTCGTAATGAGTAACAGCTTTACCAATCAAGTATTGGCTCAAATCGAGTTGTGGCAATACAAAGACCGCTACGAGAATAAGGTGTACACCTTGCCGAAGCACTTGGATGAGAAAGTAGCAGCCTTGCACCTCAAGAAGATCGGCGTGGAGTTGGATACCCTACGTCCTGATCAGGCCGAGTACATCGGTGTCGAAGTAGCCGGACCGTTCAAGCCGGAGTATTACCGATACTAA
- a CDS encoding geranylgeranylglyceryl/heptaprenylglyceryl phosphate synthase has protein sequence MESKVLKHFDKRRQTKRKQLAVLVDPDKSTPESLAEIGSLVHKASVEHIFVGGSLLTSGEMDVTLTILREHCEAHLTIFPGSINQISSKADALFLLSLISGRNADLLIGKHVEAAPSLRRSKLELIPTGYMLVDGGQPTTASYMSNTFPIPRDKEEIAMSTAIAGEMLGLRCIYLDAGSGALHPVPEPMIECIQGAVDIPVIVGGGMRTASDVAAAFTAGADVAVVGNAFEHNPELILSMAETAQQFA, from the coding sequence ATGGAATCCAAAGTACTCAAGCACTTCGATAAGCGTCGGCAAACCAAACGCAAACAACTTGCCGTGTTGGTAGACCCCGATAAATCGACTCCCGAGTCATTGGCGGAAATCGGTTCACTCGTACACAAAGCATCAGTAGAACACATTTTTGTGGGCGGTAGTTTACTTACGAGTGGGGAAATGGATGTTACCTTGACGATCTTGCGCGAACATTGCGAAGCACATTTGACCATTTTTCCCGGTAGCATCAATCAAATCAGCTCCAAAGCCGACGCGCTGTTTCTGCTGAGCCTGATCAGCGGTCGCAATGCAGACCTTTTAATAGGAAAGCACGTAGAAGCTGCCCCATCGCTCCGCAGGAGCAAATTGGAATTGATTCCAACCGGGTACATGCTCGTGGATGGAGGTCAACCGACCACCGCGAGTTACATGAGCAACACCTTCCCCATTCCGCGCGATAAAGAAGAGATCGCCATGAGCACGGCAATTGCCGGTGAAATGCTGGGTTTGCGCTGCATCTATCTCGATGCCGGCTCCGGAGCCTTGCACCCCGTACCGGAGCCGATGATTGAATGCATCCAGGGTGCGGTCGACATTCCGGTGATCGTAGGCGGGGGCATGCGCACTGCGAGTGATGTAGCAGCGGCCTTTACGGCCGGAGCCGATGTAGCGGTGGTAGGCAACGCCTTTGAGCACAACCCCGAGCTTATTCTTTCAATGGCCGAAACGGCCCAGCAATTTGCCTGA